A window of the Pedobacter frigiditerrae genome harbors these coding sequences:
- the rpsB gene encoding 30S ribosomal protein S2 yields the protein MARTTYQDLLDAGVHFGHLTRKWNPKMAPYIFMERNGIHIIDLNKTLTKTEEAAAAIKQIVKSGRKILFVATKKQAKEIVAEQARKVNMPFVTERWLGGMLTNFATVRKSIKKMVTIDKMTKDGTYSILSKKERLMIQRERIKLESLLGGIADLNRLPAAIFLIDVKKEHIAVAEAMKLNIPTFAMVDTNSDPSNIDFPIPANDDATKSILLITDVIIKAIEEGLDERKREKDDEAEKEAVAVKTAADAPEAATPREAGAKRPTKKETADAQASTEDSTEA from the coding sequence ATGGCAAGAACTACATATCAAGACTTATTGGATGCAGGTGTACACTTTGGTCACCTTACCCGCAAATGGAATCCGAAAATGGCACCATATATTTTTATGGAACGCAATGGGATTCACATTATAGATTTAAATAAAACTTTAACTAAAACTGAAGAAGCTGCAGCAGCGATTAAACAAATCGTAAAATCAGGTCGTAAGATCTTATTCGTAGCTACTAAGAAACAAGCTAAAGAAATCGTTGCTGAACAAGCAAGAAAAGTAAATATGCCTTTCGTAACCGAGCGTTGGTTAGGTGGTATGTTAACTAACTTTGCTACAGTACGCAAGTCAATTAAAAAGATGGTTACCATCGATAAAATGACTAAAGACGGTACTTACTCAATTCTTTCTAAAAAAGAGCGTTTGATGATTCAACGTGAGCGTATCAAATTAGAAAGTTTATTAGGTGGTATTGCAGACTTAAACCGTTTACCGGCTGCAATTTTCTTAATCGACGTTAAAAAAGAGCATATTGCTGTAGCAGAAGCGATGAAATTAAACATCCCTACTTTTGCAATGGTTGATACTAACTCTGATCCATCTAACATCGATTTTCCAATTCCTGCGAATGATGATGCAACTAAATCAATTTTATTAATTACTGATGTAATTATCAAAGCAATTGAAGAAGGTTTAGATGAGCGCAAACGCGAAAAAGATGATGAAGCTGAAAAAGAAGCTGTAGCTGTGAAAACTGCTGCTGATGCTCCAGAGGCTGCAACACCTAGAGAAGCTGGTGCTAAAAGACCAACTAAAAAAGAAACTGCTGACGCACAAGCATCAACAGAAGATTCTACAGAAGCATAG
- the rpsI gene encoding 30S ribosomal protein S9 has translation MSVTNTSGRRKTAVARIYLKEGNGTITVNGKDHKEYFPTLPLQYIVNQSFEVSESVGKFDVNVNVNGGGVKGQAEAVRLAIAKAIVELDAEKKPALRAKGLMTRDMRMVERKKPGRKKARKKFQFSKR, from the coding sequence ATGTCAGTTACAAATACTTCAGGTAGAAGAAAAACTGCAGTTGCCCGTATCTATTTAAAAGAAGGCAACGGCACCATTACCGTTAACGGTAAAGATCATAAAGAATATTTCCCAACATTACCTTTACAATACATTGTTAACCAATCATTCGAAGTTTCTGAGTCGGTTGGTAAATTTGATGTTAACGTAAATGTAAACGGTGGTGGAGTAAAAGGACAAGCAGAAGCAGTTCGCTTGGCAATCGCTAAGGCTATTGTTGAATTAGATGCTGAGAAAAAACCAGCATTACGTGCTAAAGGGTTAATGACCCGTGATATGCGTATGGTTGAACGTAAGAAACCAGGACGTAAAAAAGCACGTAAGAAATTCCAATTCAGTAAACGTTAA
- the rplM gene encoding 50S ribosomal protein L13: MNTLSYKTVSANAKTVNKQWVVVDAQGEILGRLSSKIAMIIRGKHKPEFTPNVDCGDNVIVINADKVKLTGNKLSDKQYVSYTGYPGGQKFISPKELMAKHPTRVVEKAVRGMLPKTKLGKKLYTNLFVYAGSEHPHAAQSPKTITL; the protein is encoded by the coding sequence GTGAATACGTTAAGTTACAAAACTGTCTCTGCCAATGCCAAAACTGTTAACAAACAGTGGGTTGTAGTTGATGCACAAGGAGAGATTTTGGGGCGCTTGTCTTCTAAAATCGCTATGATTATTAGAGGAAAACACAAGCCAGAGTTTACCCCAAACGTAGACTGCGGTGATAACGTTATCGTTATTAATGCAGACAAGGTAAAATTGACAGGAAACAAATTAAGCGATAAGCAATATGTTTCTTATACTGGTTACCCAGGTGGTCAAAAATTTATTTCTCCAAAAGAATTAATGGCAAAACACCCTACTCGCGTAGTTGAGAAGGCTGTTCGTGGTATGTTACCAAAAACAAAATTGGGCAAAAAATTGTACACCAATCTTTTTGTTTACGCTGGGTCGGAGCATCCGCATGCAGCACAATCACCAAAAACCATTACACTTTAA
- a CDS encoding ORF6N domain-containing protein: MTNKQPLAILSDDIVVNKIYEIRNHKVMLDSDLAEFYGVETGRLNEQVKRNISRFPEDFMFQLSDEEFKSLISQFAISNKGRGGRRKLPFFTEHGVLMLSSVLNSQQAIQVPACRQAGRQEYSNCKNFYKVEKFIE, translated from the coding sequence ATGACCAACAAACAACCCCTTGCAATACTATCAGACGATATTGTTGTGAACAAAATTTATGAGATAAGAAATCATAAAGTAATGCTTGATAGCGATTTAGCAGAATTTTATGGTGTGGAAACAGGAAGATTAAATGAACAAGTCAAAAGAAATATTAGCAGATTTCCTGAAGATTTTATGTTTCAACTTTCTGATGAGGAATTTAAGTCTTTGATATCGCAATTTGCGATATCAAACAAAGGCAGAGGAGGAAGAAGAAAGCTGCCATTCTTTACCGAACATGGCGTATTAATGTTGTCTAGTGTTCTGAATAGCCAACAAGCTATACAAGTACCTGCCTGCCGGCAGGCAGGCAGGCAGGAATATTCAAATTGTAAGAATTTTTACAAGGTTGAGAAATTTATTGAGTGA
- a CDS encoding YtxH domain-containing protein has translation MTKQTKILTGLLAGVAVGTAIALILSSDKNDDLKQKASDWFCDLLDSSKDKLASVTGLVKDKIAKTNA, from the coding sequence ATGACAAAGCAAACAAAAATTTTAACTGGCCTGTTAGCCGGTGTAGCAGTAGGAACTGCAATTGCATTGATATTATCTTCTGATAAAAATGATGACCTTAAACAAAAGGCAAGTGATTGGTTTTGCGATTTACTAGACAGCTCAAAAGATAAACTTGCTTCTGTAACTGGTCTTGTAAAAGATAAAATAGCGAAAACCAACGCATAG
- a CDS encoding class I SAM-dependent methyltransferase codes for MDVFGKALSDFYTKGKADVLWLHNSYDEPEEMPVDVFFRAEDEMPPLEHYALSRCYGDVLDVGAGVGSHALILQEIGHKVTAIDISANAVKIMQQRGVKNAVVQDVFTITEKFDTILLLMNGIGLTGTLAGYIDFLQKAKNLINPDGQLLFDSSDISYLYEDLEKPSNQYFGEVSFRYEYQKQRGNWFNWLYLDQGTLAHLAHQNGWDCEVIFEDGEDQYLARLKLLS; via the coding sequence ATGGATGTTTTTGGAAAAGCACTATCCGACTTTTATACAAAAGGTAAAGCTGATGTTCTTTGGCTACATAATTCTTATGATGAGCCTGAAGAAATGCCTGTTGATGTTTTCTTTAGAGCAGAGGATGAAATGCCTCCTTTAGAACACTATGCACTTTCACGTTGTTATGGCGATGTTTTGGATGTTGGTGCTGGAGTAGGAAGTCATGCCTTAATTTTGCAAGAAATAGGGCATAAAGTTACCGCAATAGATATATCGGCCAATGCCGTAAAAATAATGCAACAACGTGGAGTTAAAAACGCAGTAGTACAAGATGTTTTTACTATAACTGAAAAATTCGACACAATATTACTATTAATGAACGGCATAGGCTTAACAGGAACCTTAGCTGGATACATTGATTTTTTACAAAAAGCAAAAAACCTAATCAACCCTGATGGCCAATTACTGTTTGACAGTTCTGACATATCCTATTTATATGAAGATTTAGAAAAACCTTCCAATCAATATTTTGGCGAAGTAAGTTTTCGCTACGAATATCAAAAACAAAGAGGAAACTGGTTTAACTGGTTATATTTAGATCAAGGAACATTAGCTCACCTAGCGCATCAAAATGGCTGGGATTGCGAAGTTATTTTTGAGGACGGCGAAGACCAATATTTAGCAAGGTTAAAATTGTTGAGTTAA
- the pepT gene encoding peptidase T — protein MGNYQNKDQNLQNRFLKYVQVDTQSDSSSETSPSTLKQNNLARTLVDELLGIGVVDTHLDNYGYVYATIPATSKKKVPVICFCSHMDTSPDCSGKNVKPIIHKNYNGDDLVLPDDNSIVLKLSEHKDLKNQIGNDIITASGTTLLGADNKAGLAEIMEVAAFLMQNPDIKHGVIKILFTPDEEIGRGVDNVDLKKLGADFAYTVDGETLGSIEDETFSADGIKLTINGVSSHPGFAKGKMESAIKALADILSALPKDKLTPEATSGKEGFIHPVSFQGQAEQAEAQFIIRDFDDELLKAHEITLENIVKEVLKTYPNSTYEFKVTEQYRNMKKVLDKYPQVIEYGIEAIERAGITPKRQSIRGGTDGSRLSFMGLPCPNIFAGEHAFHSKQEWVSVQDMEKAVQTIINIACIWEEKA, from the coding sequence ATGGGTAATTATCAAAACAAAGACCAAAATTTACAAAATAGGTTTTTAAAATACGTACAAGTTGATACTCAGTCTGATTCAAGTTCAGAAACCTCTCCTTCAACTTTAAAGCAGAATAATTTAGCGAGAACTTTAGTAGATGAATTACTAGGTATTGGGGTTGTAGATACTCATTTAGATAATTACGGATATGTTTATGCCACAATTCCTGCAACTTCTAAAAAAAAGGTTCCTGTAATTTGTTTTTGTTCTCATATGGATACATCGCCAGATTGTAGCGGCAAGAATGTTAAACCAATTATTCATAAAAATTATAATGGAGATGACTTAGTGTTGCCTGATGACAATTCAATTGTTTTGAAATTAAGCGAACACAAAGATTTGAAAAATCAGATTGGAAACGACATTATTACAGCAAGTGGTACAACACTTTTAGGGGCAGATAATAAAGCTGGCTTAGCCGAAATTATGGAGGTTGCGGCTTTTTTGATGCAAAATCCAGATATTAAACATGGCGTAATTAAAATATTGTTTACACCTGACGAAGAAATTGGGCGTGGCGTAGACAACGTAGATTTAAAGAAACTAGGGGCTGATTTTGCTTACACAGTTGATGGAGAAACATTAGGTTCCATAGAAGATGAAACATTCTCTGCCGATGGTATTAAGTTAACGATTAATGGAGTAAGCTCTCATCCTGGTTTTGCTAAAGGGAAAATGGAAAGTGCCATTAAAGCGTTGGCTGATATTTTATCGGCATTGCCAAAAGATAAATTGACACCAGAAGCAACAAGCGGAAAAGAAGGTTTCATTCATCCTGTAAGTTTTCAAGGCCAAGCAGAACAAGCAGAAGCACAATTTATCATAAGAGATTTTGATGATGAATTATTAAAAGCTCACGAGATAACGTTAGAGAACATAGTAAAAGAGGTTCTTAAGACTTACCCAAACTCTACTTACGAGTTTAAGGTTACCGAGCAATATCGTAACATGAAAAAGGTGTTAGATAAATATCCGCAAGTAATTGAATATGGCATTGAAGCTATTGAGCGTGCAGGAATAACGCCAAAAAGGCAAAGTATAAGAGGGGGAACAGATGGCTCTCGATTATCTTTTATGGGTTTACCTTGTCCCAATATTTTTGCGGGAGAACACGCTTTTCATAGCAAGCAAGAATGGGTTTCTGTACAGGATATGGAAAAAGCAGTGCAAACCATTATAAATATTGCTTGCATTTGGGAAGAGAAAGCATAG
- a CDS encoding M14 family metallopeptidase — MNKLSLFLTLFISINSFAQQTPFEKSGKKETTTYEESISFYESLAKSYPLQTKLFTYGNTDFGKPLHLLVLSKNKIFDPVALRKSDKRIFLINNGIHPGEPEGIDASMLFARELLKNNKLPDNVVICIIPVYNIDGSHNRSGTSRANQNGPVAYGFRGNSKNYDLNRDFIKTDSKNSQAFQQIFNTWQPEIFVDTHTSNGADYQYTMTLIPTQKDKLNPILSSYLTKTLVPDLYSKMKNVGYELIPYVNSINETPDAGITGYIESPRYSTGYAALHNSIGFMPETHMLKDFDKRVESTYKLLNTYVDVIVRDAKIIGENKRKADESVASQKDFPLDWKLNRSVYDSIEFKGYIAKYKPSEVSGTDRLYYDRKDPYTKKIKYWDKFEPSLTVTKPIAYVIPKAWDKVIALLKLNNVKMQQLATDVKLELDMYYIGEMKTGTRPYEGHYQHSGVNLTTVKQNVQFYTGDYVVYVNQANNRYIVETLEPQAIDSFFNWNFFDSILGQKEGYSSYVFEDTAADLLKKNPELKQKLEAEKLKNPDLAKNGRMQLDFVYKNSDYFEKTYMRYPIGRLQKETKLNLK; from the coding sequence ATGAATAAATTGTCCCTATTTTTAACCCTTTTTATCTCAATAAATTCTTTTGCCCAACAAACTCCTTTTGAGAAAAGTGGTAAAAAAGAAACTACAACCTACGAAGAGTCTATTTCATTTTATGAAAGCTTAGCTAAAAGTTATCCATTGCAAACAAAGTTGTTTACTTATGGCAACACTGATTTTGGCAAACCCTTGCATCTTTTAGTATTATCAAAAAATAAAATCTTCGACCCAGTTGCTTTAAGAAAAAGTGATAAAAGAATTTTCTTGATTAATAACGGCATACATCCAGGAGAGCCTGAAGGTATCGATGCAAGTATGTTATTTGCTCGTGAGTTGTTAAAAAACAACAAGTTACCTGACAATGTGGTTATTTGCATTATCCCAGTTTATAATATTGACGGAAGCCATAATAGAAGCGGAACTTCTAGAGCAAATCAAAATGGGCCAGTTGCATATGGTTTTAGAGGAAACAGCAAAAACTATGATTTAAATAGAGATTTCATTAAAACCGATTCGAAAAACTCACAAGCTTTTCAGCAAATATTTAATACTTGGCAACCAGAGATTTTTGTAGATACACATACTAGTAATGGGGCAGATTACCAGTATACCATGACATTGATTCCAACACAAAAAGATAAATTAAATCCTATTTTATCCAGCTATTTAACAAAAACCTTAGTTCCAGATTTGTATAGCAAAATGAAGAATGTTGGCTATGAATTAATTCCTTACGTTAATTCAATCAATGAAACTCCAGATGCAGGAATTACAGGTTATATCGAATCTCCTCGCTACTCAACTGGTTATGCAGCTTTGCATAATTCAATCGGCTTTATGCCAGAAACACACATGCTGAAAGATTTCGACAAACGCGTAGAATCAACCTATAAACTATTGAATACTTATGTTGATGTAATTGTTAGGGATGCAAAAATTATTGGAGAGAATAAGCGCAAGGCAGATGAATCTGTGGCAAGCCAGAAAGATTTCCCATTAGATTGGAAATTAAATCGCTCTGTTTATGACAGCATTGAGTTTAAGGGATATATTGCAAAATATAAACCTAGTGAAGTTAGTGGTACAGATAGATTATACTATGATAGGAAAGACCCTTACACTAAGAAAATAAAGTACTGGGATAAATTTGAGCCAAGCCTAACAGTTACTAAACCCATTGCTTATGTAATTCCAAAAGCTTGGGATAAAGTAATCGCTCTGCTTAAATTAAACAATGTTAAAATGCAGCAATTAGCCACTGATGTAAAACTAGAATTAGATATGTATTACATTGGTGAAATGAAAACTGGAACTCGTCCGTATGAAGGCCATTACCAACATTCTGGTGTAAATCTTACAACTGTAAAGCAAAATGTACAATTCTACACTGGAGATTATGTAGTTTATGTTAATCAAGCCAACAATCGCTACATAGTAGAAACGCTAGAACCACAAGCAATTGATTCATTTTTTAACTGGAACTTTTTCGACTCAATTCTAGGGCAAAAAGAAGGTTATTCTAGTTACGTTTTTGAAGATACGGCAGCAGATTTATTGAAGAAAAATCCTGAGCTTAAACAAAAATTAGAAGCAGAAAAACTGAAAAATCCAGACTTGGCAAAAAATGGAAGAATGCAGCTAGATTTCGTTTACAAAAACTCTGATTACTTCGAAAAAACTTATATGCGTTATCCAATCGGTAGACTGCAAAAAGAAACCAAATTAAATTTAAAATAA
- a CDS encoding rhomboid family intramembrane serine protease produces MMQYLNDTPVASIIFIFTLITSVYAFNDHSVYGKFMLHPYSIVHHKAKYFTVITSGLIHADGMHLFFNMATFFFFAFPLEQLLGHWQFGLLYILSMVLADIPSILKHKNDYRYHSLGASGAISGVLFSMILFAPFMQIGILFLPPQLGIWAIIFGPLYLFYCYYMSKKSNDNINHDAHFFGALAGILLTVILFPGIIPHFVAQVMTKLTGGG; encoded by the coding sequence ATGATGCAATACTTAAACGATACTCCGGTAGCGTCAATTATATTTATTTTTACATTAATTACAAGTGTTTATGCGTTTAATGACCATAGCGTTTATGGCAAATTCATGCTGCATCCATATTCAATTGTACATCACAAAGCAAAATACTTTACAGTAATTACAAGTGGGTTAATCCATGCCGATGGAATGCATCTTTTCTTTAACATGGCAACATTCTTCTTTTTTGCATTTCCATTAGAGCAGTTGCTTGGCCATTGGCAATTTGGCTTATTGTATATCCTGAGTATGGTATTAGCTGATATTCCTTCCATTTTGAAACACAAAAACGACTATAGATATCATAGTTTAGGTGCTTCTGGAGCAATTAGTGGTGTATTGTTTAGTATGATTTTATTTGCACCATTTATGCAGATTGGCATCCTTTTTTTACCCCCACAATTAGGAATTTGGGCTATAATATTTGGTCCTTTATATTTATTTTATTGTTATTACATGTCTAAAAAGTCCAATGACAACATCAACCATGACGCACACTTTTTTGGTGCTTTAGCAGGTATTCTATTAACCGTTATTTTATTCCCTGGAATTATCCCACATTTTGTTGCTCAGGTTATGACTAAACTAACTGGTGGAGGGTAA
- a CDS encoding dipeptide epimerase produces MKISCKEFELELKHPFSISKFTRTSTPLLLLRLNYEGFIGYGEASMVPYMGESQVTAASFLAKVDWNRFQHPFDFAAIHHYLDEIGKGNPAVKAAIDIALNDINGKILNQPCATIYGADKTKMPITSYTLGIDTPEVLKEKVADAKGFKVLKIKLGRDNDKELIQTIRSVSNLPLYVDANQGWSNKKEAIDMCYWLHDQGVLLIEQPMDKTNLEGNAWLTQRSPIPIIADEAVQRLGDMDNLKGAYHGINIKLMKSAGIYEAHQMILKARSFGMKILIGCMSETSIATLAGAALAPLCDWADLDGPWLTKNNPFDAPEMKDGRYILNDLPGLGLTGGEGLFGQEK; encoded by the coding sequence ATGAAAATAAGTTGCAAGGAGTTTGAATTAGAATTAAAACATCCATTTTCGATTTCGAAATTTACCAGAACAAGTACGCCATTATTGCTTCTAAGGTTAAATTATGAAGGTTTTATTGGTTATGGTGAAGCAAGCATGGTTCCTTATATGGGCGAAAGCCAGGTTACTGCAGCTTCATTTTTAGCAAAAGTAGATTGGAATAGGTTTCAACACCCATTTGATTTTGCAGCAATTCATCATTATTTAGATGAAATTGGAAAAGGAAATCCAGCAGTAAAAGCTGCGATTGATATTGCTTTGAATGATATTAACGGTAAAATTTTAAATCAGCCTTGCGCCACTATTTATGGAGCCGATAAGACTAAAATGCCAATTACTTCTTATACTTTAGGCATTGATACACCTGAAGTTTTAAAAGAAAAAGTGGCAGATGCCAAAGGGTTTAAAGTGCTTAAAATAAAACTAGGCAGAGATAATGATAAAGAACTCATACAAACGATACGCAGTGTGAGCAATTTGCCTTTATATGTTGATGCAAACCAAGGTTGGAGCAATAAAAAAGAAGCGATAGATATGTGTTACTGGTTGCACGACCAAGGTGTTTTGCTAATTGAGCAACCAATGGACAAAACCAACCTAGAAGGAAACGCTTGGTTAACACAGAGAAGTCCGATACCGATTATTGCCGATGAAGCTGTGCAACGTTTAGGAGATATGGACAATTTGAAAGGCGCTTACCACGGCATAAACATTAAGCTGATGAAAAGTGCCGGAATTTACGAAGCACATCAAATGATTTTAAAAGCCAGAAGTTTTGGAATGAAAATCTTAATTGGCTGCATGAGCGAAACCTCAATTGCTACTTTAGCAGGAGCGGCTCTAGCTCCACTTTGTGATTGGGCAGATTTAGACGGACCTTGGTTAACCAAAAACAATCCATTTGATGCACCAGAGATGAAAGATGGTCGATATATTTTAAACGATTTGCCAGGCTTGGGATTGACTGGCGGAGAGGGGTTGTTTGGACAAGAGAAATAG
- a CDS encoding DUF6358 family protein, with amino-acid sequence MRKKIILNVLFNVGIIFSIFGIGWAYSNKSPLVVAFFAATFVAFVYVKVQLLKSVNKDLKK; translated from the coding sequence ATGCGCAAAAAGATTATCTTAAACGTACTTTTTAATGTAGGTATCATCTTTTCTATTTTTGGAATAGGATGGGCATACAGTAATAAAAGCCCGCTAGTTGTCGCATTCTTTGCAGCAACTTTTGTGGCATTTGTTTATGTAAAAGTACAACTGCTTAAAAGCGTAAATAAAGATTTGAAGAAGTAG
- a CDS encoding rhodanese-like domain-containing protein, with translation MKEISVQELKQKIDNKEDFQLIDVRETFEYETSNLDGLNIPLGGILIETEKIATDKPVIVQCRSGKRSAAAIMQLEQMHGFDNLYNLKGGILAWQEAFDPNMPVY, from the coding sequence ATGAAAGAAATTTCGGTACAAGAACTAAAGCAAAAAATAGATAATAAAGAAGATTTTCAATTGATTGATGTAAGAGAAACATTCGAATATGAAACCTCTAACCTAGATGGATTAAACATCCCTTTGGGCGGAATTTTAATTGAAACTGAAAAAATCGCAACAGATAAACCTGTAATTGTACAGTGCCGTAGTGGTAAAAGAAGTGCTGCAGCAATTATGCAATTAGAGCAAATGCATGGTTTTGATAACTTGTATAACCTAAAAGGTGGTATTTTGGCTTGGCAAGAAGCCTTTGATCCAAATATGCCTGTTTACTAA
- a CDS encoding DUF4407 domain-containing protein, translated as MNGISRFFWFCSGAHLTTLEKHPTEHNKYLGIGATIFFTGLFAALSGGYAMYFVFKGGDFAWLFALFFGLIWGLAIFNMDRYIVSSINKNATTNKQIWQATPRILLAIMIGMVISRPLELKIFDKEIKERLNVSYLNGQRSKIDTLNKAFDKKYTIEIGKLNDAKAERDSLAAAIKADRQKLNFEIFGNKTTETSGVMGYGPYAKRKEAELKQREQNLDTLTKDVRQMEKFVDGRKQFDGLMTEKLYTTKQLDSLSNIAGFADRNWALGQLSFNVDGTRDTNTAIAVTFIGLLFIFFECLPVFVKLMSSRGPYDHAVENIETTQVHLSDKDKEFEIEVADGIHETRVSTEIEKRKEQIRNKARRDLSSEE; from the coding sequence ATGAATGGCATCTCTCGTTTCTTTTGGTTCTGCTCCGGCGCTCATTTAACTACATTAGAAAAACATCCTACAGAACACAACAAATATTTAGGCATAGGCGCTACCATCTTTTTTACTGGTTTGTTTGCCGCATTATCTGGGGGTTATGCCATGTATTTCGTTTTTAAAGGTGGAGATTTTGCTTGGTTATTTGCCTTGTTTTTTGGCTTAATTTGGGGCTTGGCCATCTTTAATATGGATAGGTATATTGTATCTAGCATTAACAAGAATGCTACAACTAATAAACAAATTTGGCAAGCTACACCTCGTATTCTTTTAGCCATCATGATTGGGATGGTAATTTCTCGTCCCCTGGAATTAAAGATTTTCGATAAAGAAATTAAAGAACGTTTAAATGTTAGTTACTTAAATGGCCAACGTTCAAAAATTGACACCTTAAATAAAGCCTTCGATAAAAAATATACCATTGAAATTGGCAAGTTAAATGATGCTAAAGCCGAACGAGATTCATTAGCCGCAGCCATCAAGGCTGATAGACAAAAGCTAAACTTTGAGATTTTTGGAAATAAAACCACTGAAACTTCGGGTGTAATGGGCTATGGTCCTTATGCCAAAAGGAAGGAAGCAGAGCTGAAACAACGCGAACAAAATTTAGATACGTTGACGAAAGATGTTCGCCAAATGGAAAAATTTGTCGACGGAAGGAAACAGTTTGATGGTTTAATGACTGAGAAATTGTACACCACAAAACAACTAGATAGCTTAAGTAACATTGCTGGTTTTGCAGATAGAAACTGGGCGCTAGGTCAACTTAGTTTTAATGTTGATGGCACTAGAGATACCAATACTGCCATCGCAGTAACTTTTATTGGTTTGTTGTTCATCTTCTTTGAGTGTTTACCTGTTTTTGTAAAGTTAATGAGCAGTCGCGGACCATATGATCATGCAGTAGAAAACATTGAAACTACTCAAGTTCATTTATCAGATAAAGACAAAGAATTTGAGATTGAGGTAGCAGATGGCATTCACGAAACACGTGTAAGTACCGAGATAGAAAAGCGAAAGGAACAGATTCGAAATAAAGCTCGAAGGGATTTAAGTTCTGAAGAGTAG